In Burkholderia pseudomultivorans, the DNA window GATGCGCGCGACGGGGAACGAGCCGCCGCCGCGCTCGACTGACGACGTCGCCGTCGAGGCGCGGCGGCCACCGTGCTTAGGGCTTCGCGCCCACCAGGAACTCGAAGGTCGCCACGCCGTCGACGCCGCCGGTCACGCGGTCGCCCGGCTGCAGCGCGCCGACGCCGGCCGGCGTGCCGGTGAAGATCAGGTCGCCGGCCTTCAGCTCGACCGAGCGCGACACGTATGCGATCACGTCGGGAATCGCCCAGATCATGTCGGCGAGATCGCCTTGCTGGCGCGTGTCGCCGTTGACCGCGAGCCAGATGCGGCCGGTCGCCGGATGCCCGGTGGCGGAAACCGGGCGCAGCGCGGTCACGGGGCCCGATGCGTCGAAGCCCTTCGCCCAGTCCCACGGCCGGCTCAGCTTTTTCGCCTCGGCCTGCAGGTCGCGGCGCGTGAGATCGACGCCGACTGCGTAGCCCCACACATGCGACAGCGCATCGGCCGGCTCGATCGCGCGGCCGTCCTTGCCGATCGCGACCACCAGCTCGATCTCGTGATGCAGGTCGCCGGTCAGCGGCGGATAGGGGACGGTGCCGCTGGCGGGCACGATCGCGTCGGCCGGTTTGGTGAAGAAGAACGGCGGTTCGCGATCGGGATCGGCGCCCATTTCGCGCGCATGGTCCGCGTAGTTGCGGCCCACGCAGAACACGCGGCGCAGCGGAAAGCGCGCGGACGACTGCTCGACTTCGACGGAAGGACGCTCGGGAGCGTCGATGACGTATGCGGACATCGGAGGGCCTCGTTCGGTAGGAAGACGGCGCACGGCCGCGCGCGGGGCGCTGGCCGGCACGCATGCAACGATACCCGACGCGCGCGCGGCCGGATGCGACGCAATTGCGCTTTACCGGGACAAAACTACGCGTCGTGCGCCGCCGGTGCGTCGTCCGCCTCCGGCAGCGCCGCGTTCGCGTCGCGATAGGCCTTCGGCGACACGCCGACGCGCGCGCGGAAGCGCCGCGCGAAATACCCTTCGTCGCGGAAGCCGACCGAGCGGGCGATATCGGCGATGCGCCGGCTCGTATGCGCGAGCAGCGATTGCGCGAGCGCGATCCG includes these proteins:
- a CDS encoding fumarylacetoacetate hydrolase family protein gives rise to the protein MSAYVIDAPERPSVEVEQSSARFPLRRVFCVGRNYADHAREMGADPDREPPFFFTKPADAIVPASGTVPYPPLTGDLHHEIELVVAIGKDGRAIEPADALSHVWGYAVGVDLTRRDLQAEAKKLSRPWDWAKGFDASGPVTALRPVSATGHPATGRIWLAVNGDTRQQGDLADMIWAIPDVIAYVSRSVELKAGDLIFTGTPAGVGALQPGDRVTGGVDGVATFEFLVGAKP